AATTTCTTATTTGATAACTTCTTTTCAAACTTTTCAAGATCTTTGGCCACCTTTGCGCGTTCTTTATTTAATTTCGCGATTTGTTCTTCTAAGTCTATCACTCCAGTAAGAGGAATGAAGATTTCAGTGTGGGCCGTTACTTTAGTTATAGATTGCTTTGGTCTATCACTAGACTTAGAAAAAATTTGTAAATTAGTAACCTTTGCTAGATCCTCAAAGCCTTTAGAAGTACTTAAAAAGAATTCTTCTAGAGCTTTATCATCAGTATATAGATGTGTTGAAATTTCTTCTTTAGGTTTTAAATTAACAGATGATCTAAGGTTTCTTATAGAAGTAATAACTTCGATAAATTTATTCATCAGTTCTTGGTCTTCTTCAAAACAAAGTGCTTCATTAAATTCAGGATAATCATGAATAATAAGTAAGTCCTCATCTTCTTTTTTAAGATGTGTCCAAAGCTCCTCTGTAATATAAGGAGTGAATGGATGAAGTAGGGCAACTACCTCTCTGAAACAATACTTAAGAACACTTGATCTCGTCTGAATTTTTTGTGCATCTTCTCCGTGCAATATATTCTTAGAAAGTTCAATGAACCATGAACAGAATTTATCATAAACAAATGCGTAGATGGCAGAGCATGAATCATCGTAGCGATATTCACCCATCGATAAGTTCATTTCTTTAGAAATATTGTTAAGCTCAGATAGAATCCACTTTTCTTGCTGATCAAGTTCTTTAGGTAGCTCATCATCTGCTTTTTCTAGAAAAGGAGAAATAAATCTAAATGCATTCCATATCTTATTGATAAAATTTCTATATCCACCAATTCTTTCAGGATCGAGGTTTAGTCCACGGTTATAACCAGAACCTGCTGCAAGAGTAAATCTAAAGGCATCTGCTCCATATTGCTCAACCATATCTAGAGGATCAATACCATTATTTAAAGATTTACTCATCTTGCGGCCTTGCTTATCTCTTACAATGGCGTGAATATAAATATCTTTAAAAGGATTTTCTCCCGTCAGTTTTTTGGACATCATCATCATTCTAGCTACCCAGAAGAAAATAATATCAAAACCGGTTACTAAGCAAGTAGTAGGGAAGAAGGTGTCGTAACCTCTTTCTTTCATTCTATTTTCATCAGGCCATCCTAATGTTGAAAATGGCCATAGCCCTGATGAGAACCATGTATCTAGAACATCTGGGTCTTGAGAAATATTAGAACTATTACACTTCGTACAAGTTGTAGAGTCTGTTTCACTGGCCCATTGATGTGAGCAATCAGTACAGTTATAAACTGGAATCTGATGACCCCACCATAATTGTCTTGAGATACACCAGTTCTTTGGCTCTCTTAACCAAGAGAAGTAAGTATTCTCCCATCCCTTAGGATAGAAAGTAGTGTCACCATTTTCAACGGCGCTAACTGCTTCAGCTGCCATGTCTTGAACATTTAAGAACCACTGCTTAGATACCATTGGCTCTATAATGGCCTTAGATCTATCACCGTGACCAACTTGATGAACATGAGGAACTTCTTTAACGAAGCTACCTATCTCAGTTAGCTTCTCAACAATTTGAGCTCTCGCTTTCTTGCAGGTTAAACCTTTCCACTCTAGTCCATAGTCGTTAAGAGTTCCGTCTTTATTAATTATATTTATTACTTCTAAGTTATGTCTTTGGCCGATTTCAAAATCGTTGAAGTCGTGACCAGGTGTAACCTTTAGGCATCCTGTTCCAACGTCTATTGCAACATGCTCGTCACCAACAATTGGAACTTCACGGTTACATATTGGAACAATGGCCATCTTTCCAATGAGATGAGCAAATCTCTCATCATTTGGGTTTACGGCAACAGCAGTATCTCCCAGTAATGTTTCTGGCCTTGTCGTGGCAATCTCTAATTTCTCATCTGAATCTTTTACCGAATAAAGAAGGTGGTAAAATGCGCCCTGAACTTCTTTGTGCTCAACTTCAGCATCAGAAATTGCTGATTGAAGCATAGGGTCCCAGTTAACAATATAATCTGATTGGTAAATTAATCCCTCATTGTAGAGAGTAACGAATGCTTTTCTTACGGCTTCATTGGCCTCTGGGTCCATGGTAAACATAGAATAGTCCCAGTCAGGAGATGCCCCGAGTACTTTTTGCTGGTTGGCAATAATTCCACCTTTTTCATCTTTCCACTGCCAAATCTTTTCTAGAAATTCTTCTCTTGAAAAGTCATGTCTATTCTTACCTTCTTCTTTTTGAAGTTGTTTTTCAACGACAGATTGAGTTGCAATTCCAGCATGATCCATTCCTGGAAGCCATAGTGCCTCGTAACCTTTCATTCTCTTCCAACGAATTAGTGTGTCCTGTGTAGTCACATCTAGAGCGTGACCCGCGTGAAGAATACCCGTAACATTTGGAGGGGGCATGATGATGCAATATGCTTCATTGGCCTTGCCTTTTCTAGGTTTAAAGTATTTTCCATCTTCCCAAGTTTTGTACCATTTGGACTCGACGTCTTTTGGGGAGAATGTAGTTGAGATTTCGTTTTGATTTGATGAATCTGTCATGTGAAAATTCCGCTGAAATAATTGTATCTTTTGGTGTCAGACTATAACATAAAGTGTTTCAGGTAGGAATATAGAGACAGCAATAAACTGTTATTTGGAGTGCGTCATTAAGATGTTTAAAGAAATTGAGTCAGTGGTTTTTGATTTTGGTGGGGTTATTATTGATCTCTACCCACAGAGAACTTTTGATAAGCTTAGGCAGAGCTTAGGAATAGACGCTGAAGCAGAGTTTAAGCAGCTCGCTTTAGATATTGAATTAGGTGAAATTTCAGCTGAGAAATTCTTAGAATCAGTAAATGATCTATGTGGAAATAGAGTCTCTCTCACTGAGTTGGAGCAGACTTGGAATGCGATGTTGGGAGAAATTGACCCTGCAAAAGTTCTTTTTTTGGAACAATTGAAAAAGCACTACAAAGTTTATCTTTTGAGTAATACGAATATTGTTCACAAGAATTACTTTGATATTACTTGTAATAAGAGCTTTGGAATGAGTATGGAAGATTTCTTTCACAAAACAATTTATTCCCATGAAATTTCTATGAGAAAACCTGATCGCGGTATTTTCGAATATCTAATCCAGACGCTGAACTTGAGTCCGAATAAGATTTTATTTATTGATGACTTAGAAGAAAATATCCTGATGGCCAAGGAGCTTGGCATTCAAACGAAACAGTTCGAAAGAAATGGTAATTTCGATTGCTTAAGAAATTTAATTATCTAGTAACCAATCATTAACAGGCTCAGGAAGATTGTCAGGACTTTTGTAGTCTGGATCAGGATCTGGAAAAAGATCAAGGCTCTGGGCCTTTAACTTATCCATGTCATCTTTTGGAATCCAATCATTCTTAGGAGTAGGAAGAGTCTCTGGTTTTTTGTAGTTATCTGAAGGGGTCGGAAATAGAGATATATTATCTAGAACATCTTCAATCTTTTTCAAATTTGATTCTGTCTTAGTTAGTGCGCGAGAATAAGTAAAAAACTTCAATGTTGAAAGGGTAGAGAGCTTAGGAGTCTCTTCGAAGCTCGAAGTCTTGTGAATTATTTTAGTAAGAAATGCCATTCTATTAACAATTTTAAAATGAAGTGGCCTAAGTCGCATATTCACTTGTTCGTCATTATTTTGTAAATATAGATCAATCCAAGGATTTAAGAGGTTTATCTTTTTATCGATTTTGACAAGCTCTATCGTTCGCAATTTCTTACTCTGCGCTTTTTGTATCAAGTATGTTTGATAATACTTATAACTAATAATCTTTTTAATATCTGAAATGGTGGCGTTTAACATCCATTTGGAAAAAATATTTAAATCTTTAGAACTTCTTTGTTCAAGAGAATTAACTAGTTTTTGGTCTACAACTCTATAAGTATTCTTGTTCTTACTTAAGTAAGAAAGGGCCAGTTTATAGATCTCTGTTTTAGTTAAAAGAAAGAGCTCTGATTTTGGTATTTGCGAAAAGTAGGTATCACTTAGAATGATATCTTTAATAAGTTGCTCTTTTTCAATATTATTTAGAGTGTAGCTATTGAGAGAAGAGATCGTTAATCTATACTCTAGTGGTGTATTTCTAGACTCTAAAAATATCTTTCCCTTTTTTATGTCGTCTAAGTCCGCGGCATAAAGAGTGTGGATAAGTATGAAAAATATGCACAGAGATTTCATTTTACTACCTTCTCTTGTGTCTTTTTAGATAAATTGTCTTTTGTTGACTCGTTCTTATCACCTTCAAGAACGTAGTAAGTTCCTCTAAATGGTATGAGTAGTCTACCATCCATGTTGAGAACAGAATTGACCCATTTTAGAGAACTTTCAATACTGACTTTCTTCGTTACTGTATCTAGCTTCGCAACTTCATAGCCTGTCTTTTTATACTCTTTACTAAGGTCTTTAATAAAGTAGATAGTATCCTTTTTATGATCACAAATCATATGGCCCAAATCACTCTTATTATTGTCATAAAGTATTGAACCCTTTCCAAGATTAAAATCTAACTTGGAATACTTCGCGATAGAGCTATAAGGAGTTTCTGGACTTGCACTAAAAGAGCCGATATATATATCTTCCTGTGTTGTGCATAACTCATATTGAATGAAAACATCATCAGACTTTTGAAGTAAATCACTCTTTGAGTTTGCTCTGTCAAAGATAATTAACCCATTCTTTCCCTCTTTGTTTACGTCAGTATAGAGAATGGTTTTACTTGATAACATTTCTCTTTGAGGGATGAAGTATGGATTTTTTATATTTTGAAGAATGATCTTGAAGGAGGCCGAAGGGTTTACCACATTTGAAAAATGTAAAGTGTTCTTAAATGGACTATAGTAAGAAATCCATACATCATCTTCATGAAGTCTGGCATCTATTCCTTCGCCGATATACTTAATATTCTTTTTTCCAAAATCGCTGTAATAGATTTTGCTAGTTTTTCGAACACTTAGATAAGTGTGAAAATTGATACTTTGCTCTATAAGATTTAGCTTTCTCGATTTAGATGAAGTTACTGTATATTGTGTTCCAATCGGTCCTTTTAGAACTTCCTCAGTATTATAATTTGTGGATAAAAGTAAACTACCAGATCTACGTTGATAGAAGGTGAATTTTCCATCTTCTGAAATAAATCTTAAATTATTAATTGATTGCTTGGTTGATATTTCAGGTAACTCAATAGAGCAGACCGAGTTCATAAAGACCATAAATGTTAAGAATATTCTACTTAATACCATATAAAGTCCATGTACTAAGAGGATGAAGCTCTTTATAGTTTGTAACTGAGTTAAAAATAATATTCCACTCCATTAAAATAGGAGAGTGTAGATCACTAATAGCTGTTCTTATGACAAGCTTCCCTGATCCTTCTTCTTCATCTAGACCATCAATAATAAATGGTAATGGACGACACTGGTTAAGATTTCTTCTTTGGAAAACTGTTGGATGTAAGTCTTCTGCACAACCGATTCCATGTATGATTCCATTCTTGTGAAGATCGAAGTAGAACTTTAATTCTGTTAGATTTCTTATTTTTTTAGAATCCTTTTTAAAGGTATCACTTAAAAGGTTAGAGGCCGCATATTTTTCGTTTGAAAATGAAGTTGGAAAGTAATCAAATACGACTTTCCCTTCATAACTTAGGTAATCGATGAGCTTTGTTTCATAGTAAACTTTCTTAGGACAATGCATGGTCGTACAATTTTGCGGATCATAAACTATGAAGCAACCTGTTTTGTAACCAAGTCTATTTGGACTATAGGACTTAGAATTTGCAAGTTTGCACTGGACCTCAAATGGAGTTCTTTCAGCTTTTTTTATAATTTTAGAAATCACACTATCTTCGGCGAGTTCTTCAGAGCTTGAGATTCCTGGAACATAAGAGTGACACTCTTTAAGACTTGTTGCCTTATTTTGAAAACAGATTTTTAAAGGCCACGCTTTTGCGTTATTTGACTCAAAATTTAATTTTGCAAAGGAGAGATTTGTTTCTGTAGCGCAAGTGAATTCATTAGATTTTAATTTAACCGATTTAAAGTGATTAATTATTCGATGAATATTGACGACGCCTTCATTATCTACTGAACCTGGACAGTCATGGTACTTTGTAACCAAGCGAGCACCTGTTAGGGCGTTGGAAATTTCTTGGCAAGAAGGTAGAGGAAATAGTGATGTATGTTTAGAGTTACCGTTCGTATGGCAGTAGTTTGACTCTGTTTTAAACTTTAGTGCACATTTTTTTAAATCAGTCTTAGTTAAGCTGTCCTTATTAAGAACATTCATACATTTCGATTCAATGAGGTAGTCTTCTCTTTCTCCAGTCACAACTTTGGACCAAATATCCTTCGCGAGATACTTTTCGCAAAAGTTTTTTTCATTATTTATGTAGGAGCATAGATTACTAAAATAAGTTCTTTGAAAGTATGGAATTAGGGGAGTGTACTTATTAGCTTCTCTAATTCTTCTTTGCAACTCTGCACGTCTATTTCGTTGCAGTGAGCTTGTTGCAGGCAAAATCGTTTTTGCCTTATTCCCACGTTCTATTATTTCATGTACACCGCAGATATAGGGTGTATTTGGATTATCTATCCAGTTTGATAAAATCTGAGAGCACTGCTTGCTGGTTTCAGGAGTGGGGAGAGTTAGGTTTTTCATTGTTGAAGCAATGCTATTTAATTCAAATAGCCCACCAATCTCTTTGTTACTGATACATTTTTTCTTATAATACAGCTCAAGAAAATTTGTCTTTGTTAAAAGACCTCTCTTTTTTTGTCCGTTATTATCAATATAGTTAACGATAACTCTATTAATAAAACCTCTACTTGTTTTTAAAAGATTATTTTGAAATAGAGAAATTAGCCTACACTCATCATCACCATTACCTAAGAATGTTAAATACTTATTGTCTGAATTAAGAAGTAGCGATTTTACATAGAAAGGGTCTAGCTTTAAATCCTTTACCTGAGATTCATCTGTTATGAGTAAGCTTTGTTTTTCGGCCTCTGAGATAAGTTTAGAGTATTGATTCTTTTCAATATCAATAATTTCAATTAGGGATTCTAATATTCCTGAAGTCGTAGAAATTTGTGGAGTTAGGTCTTCTTGTGAATAACTAGGAAATATAATCGCCCAGAACAGAAATCCAAGGTAAAGTAATTTTTTAAAGAATTGTTTTGGCCAGTACGATGGCAAAGTCTTCAATTTCTGTTCCATCCATATTAGTTTATTCATTTTTAGATGAATGAAAGTTTATCATACAGTGAGATTTATTACTTTAAAAAATTCATTAGTTCTTACTTTCATAGAGCCTAAAATACGTATAAATGTTGCCGTGAGTTATCTTTACTCTTTAGTGATTTATAAATCTAAAAATATTTTGATGACTGGTTTTCTCCTACAAAAGTATCTACTGAGCTTGGGGAAGAGCTGTTTTTAGAACTTTGTATAGATCGTCACCTTCTTTCTTCAAATTAAAATTTTGCATTATCTTAATAACTTTATCTTTGTCATGAATATTACTTTTTTCTAGGTCGTAGAGGTACACATCTTTGCCGTCATTTAATGTACGCAAGGCAGTTAAGTAAAGCTCATCAATCTTGAAGTCTTTGCCTGGCCAGATAAAATCAAATGGATTTCTGTAAAGATCCGTTAAATGGATATAATAAACAGTTGATGTATATTGACTTAGAAGTAGTAATGCTCCCTTAGATCTACTCTGAACGTGGCTATATATGTTTTTCGATGTGTTATAGAATTTGTCACTATCTCTTTTTAGACTAATTGTATTTGAAATATTAAAAGTAAGAATAGGAATAAAGATTATAAACACCTTAATGTTTTTATGCTTTTCTGATTTTATGAAGTAGTTAGAAATTGTAACCGGAATGATAGCGAGTAGGACATATGAAAAAAGTCCATATCTACTAAAGAAGATGGATTGATCCCTTAGAAACGGAACAAATATTACCATTGAGATATAAAATATTATCACAACTGTTGTCGTTACGAATGCCTCAGGAGATATCTTTAATTTATCAAGTAGTTTTCTTTGAATAAAAGCTTGAATGTGCTCTTTATTTTTATTAAAAAAGAATAAAATAAAGCCTAAAGTGTAGCCTATGAAAAAGTATAGAGGAAGATCCTTACTTCCTAGGAAGTTCTGAATCATTATTTTCTCTAAGAGAAATAGCTTATGTAGAAAAAAGATTGTAGGTACAATTAAGAATAGAACTACACTAACTATTATTCTTGCCCACTGATTGGTAGTAAATCTCTTCTTAGAAAAAGTATAAAGTGTTAAAAATGTCGGTAAAGCGAATATAGACTGTTCTTTAAACTGAAACGCCAATGAAAAGAACACAATGGCCAATATGAAATATTTGAATTGACCTAGTTTAATAAATTTGTAGCACATTGCTACATAGGCAGATAAGAAGAAGTACATGCCTGCATCTGGAGTTATATTAGTAATAATATGGTACATTGAAGGGGAGAGAAGTATTACTAGTACTCCAAGAATCGACTGAAGAGTTGATCCATAAAAAGCCTTAAAAAGAAGAAAAATGATTGTTAGAAACAACGAAGAAAATGTTGTTGTAATAAGCATCAAGTTTGGAATGATTTCTAAGTAGGCATTTTCATAATTAGGTATCATTGTTAATTGATTTGTTAATGAAAATAATGGTCTTCCAAAATGCAGAGATGAGTATCGGTTATAGATTGTATCAAGAGCGTAAATTAAACTATCCCAATCTGTAGGAAGCTGTGATCTATTTAATATGAATACAATAAACGAAACGAAAAAGACTAAAAAAGCTTCGAGATAACGTTTTTTATAAAAGAAAAATTGGTTTAGAACTTTTGAATAGTTTTCCATGTGAATAAAAATCCTTCTCTATTTACATTTATGAAATGCTTTAAATGCTACCATTAAAATGTTAGTTGGTCTATAATTACAATAAATAATTATAGGAAGTTATGAAATGTTGATCTCTATTATTGCAACTTCAATGAATGAATTTGATACCATCGATGAGTTCATTTCTAGGGTAGATAAAAGCTTTGAAAATATTGAACATGAACATGAATATGAAATTATATTTATAGACGATAGATCAACTGATGGCTCTCTTTCAAAAATAGAGAATTACTGTTCTAAAGATTCCCGTATCAAATTGATTCTAATGAGTAGGAACTTTGGTCGACATGAATGCTTCTTTGCCGGCTTTGAGGCCAGTAAAGGAGATGCTGTTGTAACACTGGATAGTGATCTACAAGATCCTCCCGAGCTCATTCCTCGGCTATTAGATCAAATGATTTCTCAGAAAAGTGATGTTGTACACTCAATAATGAAGAGTAGGGCTGGAGAATCTTCTTTAAAACTTTTCTTAACATCAGTTTCATACTCAATCTTAAAAAAAACCTGTACACCATCTATGCCAGTTAATTCGGGCTATTTTAAAATATCTTCTAGAAGAGTTGTTGATGAAATCATTAAGATAGGTGAAGTGGACTCCTATTTTAAAGGTTTCTTTACTTGGGTAGGCTTCAATCAGTCTTACTTGGAATACGATAGAGAGGCGCGCTCTGCAGGAGAGACTCAGTTTTCAATCTTTGGTCATAGGCCTTACAAGGACTTCTTAAAGGCAGTAACAAGCTATTCATATATGCCTTTATACTTGATAACAGTTTTAACCCTTATGATTACTTTAATTAGTATATTAATTGGAATTTTTAATCTTATTAGTAATGGAATACATAAATATATATCCATAATAGTTTCTGATGTAAGAGTTGGAGTGATATTGTTGATGGGGTCAGCTATATGTTTTATTTTAAGTATAATAGGACTATACTTAATTCAAATTCATTCATCAACGAGAGGAAGACCTCGTTATATTGTAGAAAAAAGTATTAACTTAGAAGGAATAAAATGAGCCTAGATATATTATTTGTTAATCCAGATGGACTCGACAAAGTATATGGAGAATTAAGTAAGAGTATTATGACAGTTGAACCACCTCTTTGGTGTATGATGCTTTCTAAATCAATGCTCTCAAGAGGATTTAGCACAAAGATAGTTGATTGCATTGTTGATCGTATCTCTAATAAAGATCTTACGAAATTAGTTGAAGAGTTAAATCCAAAGATTGTTGTAATGGTTGCTTATGGTCAACATCCGTCGGCAAGTACTCATACTGTTTACGGAGCAGGTCTTAGTTCAAAAGTTATAAAAGAGAACAACCCTGTTAGAAAAATAGCAATACTAGGTGGACATGTAAGCGCTCTTCCAGAAAAGACATTGACAGAAGAGGGGGTAGATTTTGTTATTAAAGGTGAGGGGGTTTATACTCTTGACCAGTTGTTGAAAACCGATCTGGAATCAGTTTCACAATTGTCATTAGTCGAAGGTTTATACTTCGAAAGAGAAAATAAGATTCTTAAGGGACCTGTTCCAAAAATGATTCCGCAAGAGAGAATGGATATAGATTATCCAGGTCTTGATTTTCGAGAAATAGACTTTCATAAATATAGAGCACCTAATTGGTTCTTATTTGGTGATTTAGAAAATAGAGGAACTTATGCCTCTATTTATACAACCTTAGGGTGCCCTTTTAAGTGTAGCTTCTGTTGTATAAATGCTCCATTTGGTCAAAGAGCTTATAGACATTGGTCTGTTGATCTTATAATGGATCAGTTTGAGCATTTTTATCAGGCGGGAGTTAAGAACGTAAAAATAGCTGATGAGTTATTTGTTTTAAAAGAATCATTCTTTTTAGAAGTTTGTGATCGACTTGCAGCAAAGAATTATAATTTTAATATTTGGGCCTTCTCTCGCGTAGATAGCTTTAAAAAAGAACATTTATCGAGAATTAAAGCAGCAGGAATAAATTGGTTAATCTTAGGGATTGAGACTTACAATGAAGATGTTAGAAGTGCAGTGGAGAAAGGAAACTTCACGAGAGATGATATAGTCAATTCTATAAAAATGATTCAAGATGCTGGAATTTTTGTTCATGCAAACTTCATGTTTGGTCTTCCAGATGACAGTCTTGAAATAATGCAGGAAAATTTAAACTTTTCTATGGACTTAAATGTTGAAACAGCAAACTTTTATTGTAGTATGCCATAT
The window above is part of the Halobacteriovorax sp. HLS genome. Proteins encoded here:
- a CDS encoding valine--tRNA ligase, producing the protein MTDSSNQNEISTTFSPKDVESKWYKTWEDGKYFKPRKGKANEAYCIIMPPPNVTGILHAGHALDVTTQDTLIRWKRMKGYEALWLPGMDHAGIATQSVVEKQLQKEEGKNRHDFSREEFLEKIWQWKDEKGGIIANQQKVLGASPDWDYSMFTMDPEANEAVRKAFVTLYNEGLIYQSDYIVNWDPMLQSAISDAEVEHKEVQGAFYHLLYSVKDSDEKLEIATTRPETLLGDTAVAVNPNDERFAHLIGKMAIVPICNREVPIVGDEHVAIDVGTGCLKVTPGHDFNDFEIGQRHNLEVINIINKDGTLNDYGLEWKGLTCKKARAQIVEKLTEIGSFVKEVPHVHQVGHGDRSKAIIEPMVSKQWFLNVQDMAAEAVSAVENGDTTFYPKGWENTYFSWLREPKNWCISRQLWWGHQIPVYNCTDCSHQWASETDSTTCTKCNSSNISQDPDVLDTWFSSGLWPFSTLGWPDENRMKERGYDTFFPTTCLVTGFDIIFFWVARMMMMSKKLTGENPFKDIYIHAIVRDKQGRKMSKSLNNGIDPLDMVEQYGADAFRFTLAAGSGYNRGLNLDPERIGGYRNFINKIWNAFRFISPFLEKADDELPKELDQQEKWILSELNNISKEMNLSMGEYRYDDSCSAIYAFVYDKFCSWFIELSKNILHGEDAQKIQTRSSVLKYCFREVVALLHPFTPYITEELWTHLKKEDEDLLIIHDYPEFNEALCFEEDQELMNKFIEVITSIRNLRSSVNLKPKEEISTHLYTDDKALEEFFLSTSKGFEDLAKVTNLQIFSKSSDRPKQSITKVTAHTEIFIPLTGVIDLEEQIAKLNKERAKVAKDLEKFEKKLSNKKFMDNAKDDVIEKVRTEQAELSEKIKSIDTSIINFS
- a CDS encoding HAD family phosphatase, encoding MFKEIESVVFDFGGVIIDLYPQRTFDKLRQSLGIDAEAEFKQLALDIELGEISAEKFLESVNDLCGNRVSLTELEQTWNAMLGEIDPAKVLFLEQLKKHYKVYLLSNTNIVHKNYFDITCNKSFGMSMEDFFHKTIYSHEISMRKPDRGIFEYLIQTLNLSPNKILFIDDLEENILMAKELGIQTKQFERNGNFDCLRNLII
- a CDS encoding glycosyltransferase family 39 protein; this translates as MENYSKVLNQFFFYKKRYLEAFLVFFVSFIVFILNRSQLPTDWDSLIYALDTIYNRYSSLHFGRPLFSLTNQLTMIPNYENAYLEIIPNLMLITTTFSSLFLTIIFLLFKAFYGSTLQSILGVLVILLSPSMYHIITNITPDAGMYFFLSAYVAMCYKFIKLGQFKYFILAIVFFSLAFQFKEQSIFALPTFLTLYTFSKKRFTTNQWARIIVSVVLFLIVPTIFFLHKLFLLEKIMIQNFLGSKDLPLYFFIGYTLGFILFFFNKNKEHIQAFIQRKLLDKLKISPEAFVTTTVVIIFYISMVIFVPFLRDQSIFFSRYGLFSYVLLAIIPVTISNYFIKSEKHKNIKVFIIFIPILTFNISNTISLKRDSDKFYNTSKNIYSHVQSRSKGALLLLSQYTSTVYYIHLTDLYRNPFDFIWPGKDFKIDELYLTALRTLNDGKDVYLYDLEKSNIHDKDKVIKIMQNFNLKKEGDDLYKVLKTALPQAQ
- a CDS encoding glycosyltransferase family 2 protein, yielding MLISIIATSMNEFDTIDEFISRVDKSFENIEHEHEYEIIFIDDRSTDGSLSKIENYCSKDSRIKLILMSRNFGRHECFFAGFEASKGDAVVTLDSDLQDPPELIPRLLDQMISQKSDVVHSIMKSRAGESSLKLFLTSVSYSILKKTCTPSMPVNSGYFKISSRRVVDEIIKIGEVDSYFKGFFTWVGFNQSYLEYDREARSAGETQFSIFGHRPYKDFLKAVTSYSYMPLYLITVLTLMITLISILIGIFNLISNGIHKYISIIVSDVRVGVILLMGSAICFILSIIGLYLIQIHSSTRGRPRYIVEKSINLEGIK
- a CDS encoding B12-binding domain-containing radical SAM protein gives rise to the protein MSLDILFVNPDGLDKVYGELSKSIMTVEPPLWCMMLSKSMLSRGFSTKIVDCIVDRISNKDLTKLVEELNPKIVVMVAYGQHPSASTHTVYGAGLSSKVIKENNPVRKIAILGGHVSALPEKTLTEEGVDFVIKGEGVYTLDQLLKTDLESVSQLSLVEGLYFERENKILKGPVPKMIPQERMDIDYPGLDFREIDFHKYRAPNWFLFGDLENRGTYASIYTTLGCPFKCSFCCINAPFGQRAYRHWSVDLIMDQFEHFYQAGVKNVKIADELFVLKESFFLEVCDRLAAKNYNFNIWAFSRVDSFKKEHLSRIKAAGINWLILGIETYNEDVRSAVEKGNFTRDDIVNSIKMIQDAGIFVHANFMFGLPDDSLEIMQENLNFSMDLNVETANFYCSMPYPGSSLYEKALQDKVLMPENWLAYSQHGEDTIPLPTKTLTGAEVLTFRDQAWKIYHKNPKYLEYINNRFGPETREYIESIVDIPLKRKHFVNKELAKAYYENQ